A part of Amycolatopsis lurida genomic DNA contains:
- a CDS encoding FtsK/SpoIIIE domain-containing protein, which yields MNAQEIMATLVVGGGLAVVLWVLAKVGRVLASVFEALAALAVLGVALWGLLRAVGWAVRQLVTRWRTCLALLGLWAWCTVLGWVSLVVTVGVLAVVLLAWWRLDAVGYDQWCGRWLRAWWLRWALYGRKLAGWLHACGLTVRDDAIPVDVTVNLVSRRRRREAVAKARQASGVAVPKLLSVRSGPSWDEVRVRLVPGQKPEDFDEVARELAVARKVSRCQVRELEPDVVSIDFMRRDLLDAAVTCLPVPEMVSVDGSGVDLRAVYAGSTEYGTPWTLPLVGGGAHTLVAGASGSGKGSVLWAPLVSAAAPIRAGLIRVSGIDPKAVELAYGRGIFARYGVSGKEALEVLDALMEELENRKRVFAGNTRQVPVSTEYPVELLEFDEIGALTRYTDRKTRDAIVERVAILTTQGRALGFAVRGYVQEPTKETVPVRELFTRRICLRVTAKSQVPMVLGDGAYERGAWANRIPESAAGVGYVWGEGIREPLRVRAGWVPDQTIKHLEHYVTNGGASVIHLSDRRGERGTA from the coding sequence ATGAACGCACAAGAGATCATGGCCACCCTTGTCGTGGGTGGCGGCCTGGCGGTGGTGCTGTGGGTGCTGGCCAAGGTCGGTCGTGTCCTGGCGAGTGTGTTCGAGGCGCTGGCCGCGTTGGCGGTGCTCGGCGTGGCGCTGTGGGGCCTGCTGCGGGCGGTCGGCTGGGCTGTTCGGCAACTCGTCACGCGCTGGCGAACCTGCCTGGCACTGCTGGGATTGTGGGCCTGGTGCACGGTGTTGGGCTGGGTGTCTCTCGTCGTCACGGTCGGCGTGCTGGCGGTCGTGCTGCTGGCGTGGTGGCGGCTCGACGCGGTCGGCTATGACCAGTGGTGCGGGCGGTGGCTGCGGGCGTGGTGGCTGCGTTGGGCGCTCTACGGTCGAAAGCTCGCCGGTTGGCTGCACGCCTGCGGGCTGACGGTCCGGGACGACGCGATTCCCGTTGATGTGACGGTGAACCTGGTGTCCCGACGTCGTCGGCGTGAGGCGGTCGCGAAGGCTCGTCAGGCGTCCGGGGTGGCGGTGCCGAAACTGCTGTCGGTCCGCTCGGGTCCGTCGTGGGATGAGGTCCGCGTGCGGCTGGTTCCGGGTCAGAAACCGGAAGACTTCGACGAGGTCGCGCGGGAGCTGGCGGTGGCGCGCAAGGTGTCCCGCTGTCAGGTGCGGGAGCTTGAGCCGGATGTGGTGTCCATCGACTTCATGCGGCGGGATCTGCTCGACGCGGCGGTGACGTGCCTGCCGGTTCCGGAGATGGTGTCCGTGGACGGTTCGGGGGTGGATCTGCGGGCGGTCTATGCGGGTTCGACCGAGTACGGCACGCCGTGGACGCTGCCGCTGGTCGGTGGTGGGGCGCACACGCTTGTGGCTGGTGCGTCGGGGTCGGGGAAGGGCTCGGTCCTGTGGGCTCCGCTGGTGTCGGCTGCGGCACCGATCCGCGCCGGTCTCATCCGGGTGTCCGGGATCGACCCGAAGGCGGTCGAACTTGCCTATGGGCGCGGGATCTTCGCCCGCTACGGGGTGTCCGGCAAGGAAGCGCTGGAAGTCCTGGACGCGCTGATGGAGGAGCTGGAGAACCGGAAGCGCGTCTTCGCCGGGAACACTCGTCAGGTCCCGGTCTCGACGGAGTATCCGGTGGAGCTGCTGGAGTTCGACGAGATCGGCGCTCTGACCCGCTACACCGACCGCAAGACCCGTGACGCGATCGTGGAACGGGTGGCGATCCTGACCACGCAGGGGCGGGCGCTCGGGTTCGCGGTCCGGGGCTATGTCCAGGAGCCGACCAAGGAAACCGTTCCGGTGCGGGAGCTGTTCACTCGCCGTATCTGCCTGCGGGTGACCGCGAAGAGTCAGGTCCCGATGGTCCTCGGGGACGGCGCGTACGAGCGTGGGGCGTGGGCGAACCGGATTCCGGAGTCGGCGGCCGGTGTCGGCTACGTCTGGGGCGAGGGCATCCGCGAACCCCTGCGTGTGCGGGCCGGGTGGGTTCCGGACCAGACCATCAAGCACCTGGAGCACTACGTCACCAACGGCGGCGCCTCGGTGATCCACCTGTCAGACCGGCGCGGCGAGAGGGGGACGGCATGA